The following are encoded together in the Campylobacter devanensis genome:
- a CDS encoding succinate CoA transferase, translated as MIDNTINDTSRIKDARYLSKVIKADEAAALIPHKAQIGFSGFVGAGSPLYIPIAIANRAQKLHEAGQEYKISIYSGASTDVDLDGILAKANCVEFRTPFNTDPNMRGRINAGETRYLDVHLSSLAWQVECGYFGDMDFAVIEISGITEDGKLIPTTSVGNNQAWLNAAKKVILELNIHQPKELEGFHDIYVQAKPPFREPIPLKTARDRIGTPYMSVDFDKVVGVVLSSTEDRLNRFTPLDEVSIAIGDNVAKFFAAEEAAGRLPKGKLLPLQSGIGNVANAVLAALSKAGYKGLECYSEVIQDGMLDLVKDGTVDLASASALSLSPTAVEEFRKNVDFYKEHIILRPQEISNSPELVRRLGVVAMNGMLEADIYGNINSTNVMGTQMMNGIGGSGDFARNGYLSLFLTPSVAKGGAISAIVPFVSHIDHTEHDTMVVVTEYGYADLRGCSPRERAQKMIAIAHPDYRDMLQDYFDRACAQPKPGHTPHILSEALSWHDRFNKTGSMKK; from the coding sequence ATGATTGACAATACTATAAATGACACTAGTCGTATCAAAGACGCTAGATATCTATCTAAGGTTATCAAAGCAGATGAAGCAGCGGCTCTCATTCCGCATAAGGCTCAAATCGGATTTAGTGGATTTGTCGGCGCTGGAAGCCCTTTATATATCCCAATTGCAATTGCCAATAGAGCTCAAAAATTACATGAAGCTGGTCAAGAATATAAGATTAGTATATATTCTGGTGCTAGTACTGATGTGGATTTAGATGGTATTTTGGCTAAGGCTAATTGTGTTGAGTTTAGAACTCCATTTAATACAGACCCAAATATGAGAGGCCGTATTAATGCTGGTGAAACTAGATATTTAGATGTCCATCTCTCATCTCTTGCGTGGCAAGTAGAGTGTGGGTATTTTGGTGATATGGATTTTGCTGTGATTGAAATTTCAGGTATCACAGAAGATGGCAAATTAATCCCTACCACCTCAGTAGGCAATAACCAAGCTTGGTTAAATGCTGCTAAAAAGGTGATTTTGGAGTTAAATATCCATCAACCAAAAGAGCTAGAGGGATTTCATGATATATATGTCCAAGCCAAACCGCCATTTCGTGAACCAATTCCACTTAAAACTGCTAGAGATCGCATAGGAACTCCATATATGAGCGTGGATTTTGATAAGGTTGTAGGTGTGGTATTAAGCTCTACTGAAGATAGGCTAAATAGATTTACTCCACTTGATGAGGTTTCAATAGCCATTGGTGATAATGTGGCTAAATTTTTCGCTGCCGAAGAGGCCGCTGGTAGATTACCAAAGGGTAAATTACTACCACTTCAAAGTGGTATCGGTAATGTAGCTAACGCTGTTTTAGCCGCTCTTAGCAAGGCTGGATATAAAGGACTTGAGTGCTACTCAGAAGTTATCCAAGATGGTATGCTAGACCTTGTTAAAGATGGCACCGTTGATCTAGCTTCAGCTTCAGCTCTCTCACTTAGTCCAACTGCTGTGGAGGAATTTAGAAAAAATGTTGATTTCTATAAAGAGCATATAATTCTTCGCCCACAAGAGATATCAAATAGCCCAGAATTAGTAAGACGCCTTGGGGTTGTAGCTATGAATGGTATGTTAGAAGCCGATATCTATGGCAATATAAACTCAACTAATGTTATGGGTACGCAGATGATGAATGGAATCGGCGGTAGCGGGGATTTTGCTAGAAATGGCTATCTATCTTTGTTTTTAACCCCTTCAGTAGCAAAGGGTGGGGCGATATCAGCTATTGTGCCTTTTGTGAGCCATATTGATCACACTGAACATGATACTATGGTGGTAGTAACCGAGTATGGATATGCTGATTTAAGAGGTTGTAGCCCAAGAGAAAGAGCGCAAAAAATGATAGCTATCGCTCATCCAGATTATAGAGATATGCTACAAGACTACTTCGATAGAGCGTGCGCTCAGCCAAAACCAGGCCACACACCACATATATTAAGCGAAGCTCTAAGTTGGCATGATAGATTCAACAAAACAGGTAGTATGAAAA